In Oryzias latipes chromosome 23, ASM223467v1, the DNA window GCCTCTTCAGGCTGGCGATCTCCTGCAAAAGTCGAACTGTTGAGTCGCACATGTCTAGCAGATtccatcagcaaaaaaaaaagctccccAACCTGTAAAACACGCCATGACAGGAAGTTCTCCCGGCAGTACAGGAAGCCAGCTTTGTTACTGTTCTTAGCCGCGCCGCGCCATCCCTGTGAGACAGAAGATGCATAACATGGAAATGTGGATCCAAGAGGTTTTAACTAAGGTTAAGGTACGTACGTTATAAGCCTGCAACAACGCCAGATGGTCACTATTAGCCACCGCAAAGGCTAGCTTCTTCTCATTCGCTTCCTCGCGCTTATCCCACGGCGACacctgaaagaaaaatcctgtcGTTTGTTGCACGCTGTAGAAAACGAGCGCAGAAATCAGCTTTCGGCTTCTTACAAATGGCGACTTGAAGGCCAGGCTGGCGGCGATTGTGAGCGCTGGGTCCAGGCAGCGGAAAATGGCGCCGAACAGCATGAGTTTTCCGATGCGCACGTCAACAGGCAGGCAGGCCAGGTGGTAACCCAGCGGGGTTAGCATCTCCTCGGTGGTCAGAGCGCCCAGGTCCTGCAGGCGGAGCCTCGCCGCGTCCAGACTCTCTGCAGCGGGGGGCTCGATGAGCCGAGAGAAGACGGACTCCAAGAGCTGGTCAGCAAACAGGTCCAGGACTTTAACTCTGCAAGACGCAACGTTTTACAATCAAAAAGCCCCttttccatttcaaaataaaagccagccTTTTTTTGTGGCTGGCACCAACAAGAATTCTACTTGACAGAAAGCAAAGAGCGGACAGATGGATCTACCGCAGGCAGAGTTGCTCCAGAGGAACTCTCTGTATCTCgggcagctgctgctctgccaGCAGGTGTCGGAAGCAGTGACTGGTAAAAAGGTGGAAGCAGACGCCCGAGGCCACGCGACCCGCTCGGCCCTTCCTCTGCAGCGCGTTGGCCCGGGAAACCCACGTGTCCTCCAAGCTCTCCATGCTTTTGGCCGCGTCGTACCTTAAAAATGACAAGATCGGTTCATCTAAACGAGAgatctgcaaccttcaacacttagAGAGACACCATTGAGCACAACCCAGGAGCCACAGTTaccctttagaaaaacaaaacactgatttgtatttctgtttttgttacttCTATGATAAATATAagttaaatactgtttttttaataaataaaccataaagagaattttttttttttttttcaaataatgaaACAGTTGATAACGTTTGACAGAAATAAGACACCCTGTGTCACATAGGATCATCTCAAAGCAGCAAATGTACTAGCAGGTAGTGTGATGTcagcagtgatttaaaaaaataaaactgtttattttaacGTTTATTGTAAATCTCTGCCTGAAAATCCTAAATCttataaactaaaatgaaataagATCTAATTAATTAAGTGAAGCTTACCGTATATTTTTCACCATAAAGTGCAGTTAaatgttttacttattttaacgttacttttcaaaaaagaattttttttactttagttaaAGAGCCACAACAGTCCCTGGTCTCACCAGTGGAGGAAACAATGATCAGGTACCTCTTCTCCTTCATCTTGCCAGAGTCGATGACATACACCACGTCGTCGATGGTTACAGACGTCTCAGCGATGTTTGTGGAGATGATGATTTTTGTGACGCCCTCGGGAGGTCGGCTGAAAACGGCTTGCTGCTCGTCGTTGGACAAGGTCGAGTGGAGGGGATACACCACACATCTGAAGTGGGTTTGACAAACAGTCAACCTCTGACAAACATTTGTCTTCCTCATTAGACgagatgtaaaaataaatgaaatcccACAGACCTGGAGGCCCCCCTGTTGTTGAACATTCTGTTGGACTGCAGCTGCTCGTAGAGCATCTTGATCTCAGCGAGGCCTGGCAGAAACACCAGCACTGCACCTGTAAACACACATCTCTACAGTAAAGCGAGTGCAGCTGTTaaggcatttattttgaaagcctgAGGACAAGTTTGGGATTCTTGCCTGGCGGGTAGTTGTGTTTTCCATCTACTATCCACTCCAGCAGGCTCTCCACTAGATCCATGTTGATCTTATCCAGGTCCATAGCAGCTATAGTCTTAAGAACAGACTTTTTGGTATCTATAGAGGTAAAGAGATTATTACCAAGCATCAACAGTGTTTGAACCCAGAGGCTtatctgaatctacaattttacataacctggctccaccctacatttctgatcttcttcacaTTTCCTTTCCCTCCTGATCTCTCCGCTCCACTTCCTCTCTCCAACTCCATGTCCCACCTGCCCGTCTCACcaccatggggggcagagctttCAGTCCCTCCGTCCCCCCAGCTATGAAATTCTCTTCCTCCAGATCTACGCAATACCGACTCGCTGCCActgttcaaatccaaactcaggactcatctcttcaaacaatcatacTGTTCATCCGTTCAGTTAACACAacctcatttgtctgtttttctatcctgttctttatgttttactctgataatttcttattgacgttttattctgtttttcttatttttaaccttgtacagcgaccttgggtgacctgaaaggcgcttgaaataaaatgtattattattgttattaattctAAAATCCAGAGAcctggaaatttcccaaatATCTCTGGGAAAAACCTGTGTGCGTCGATGCTCAATAGATTGGtgaaatatagaccacaatgcaatgcatttgaatgatttttcatgtaaaaaaaaagtatttaaattcattttttataaaccatccagtttttcagcatcagaaCAAAGTGGATTCAGAAGGTTACTCCGGATTCACGCAGTGTTGgatgatttgttgttttttggacgTTCGTGTGTTTTTTCTAAGTCAGCCAGTCAATTTTCCGATCAATCACacgaatgcagcatttctccaagtttcctttttctcccctgagggacatcaacccattggtgcCAAAAAGTCACACTTTTGAAATTAAACTCCAAAATCTTCTGtttaatatatgtatatatattttttggtccagattccatgttCTTTCTTTGTCTTATTAGGTGGATAACCGAAACACTCCAAACATCTGTTCCTGTTCCACCCTTgtgtcaaattttagaaccctttgtggccgACGAATCAAAAGTTTGCCCATCCCAGATTGTGATAATGAGCAAAATAGTTTaattctgtcaaaaaaaagattgaataaTTTCTGAAAATATTGACTATTTACTGAATATTGAGACTGTTAAACTATTGTATAGTTTCATGGCTTTCTGaaaaatttttaaaatgcatttatgttatattatattttgttttatttttttacagaatgggTTTAGAGAACTGACTCACATGAGACTTGCTAGCTAAGGAAAAGTACTAGAGGGCGTAGAATTGAGACATCTTCATTCACCTTTGTATCGGACTGTGAGCTCTTGCAGGCTGAGCTGCTGGTCTGGAATCGAGTCCTTCACAAAGTCTTTTTTACACAAAGACATGAAATTCCAAACGTCTTCGCCTAAACCATCCACCACGTCCCTCCGCTCTCCTTTAGCGGCTTTCCCGGTCGCAGAAGAGGTATTTTGTTTTCCTGAGCGCATGTAGGGGCTGCCATCTTCGATGACATAGCTGTGAACACGTGTGGATTGTTAGGACTCCTTTCAAGCGCCGTGTGGTTCCTAAAATGTACCTGCTTACCCAGTTTTAGCGATGGCGTCCTCAAGGAAGAACTGGTCAACGGGGAACGTGCGTCCTGCAGGAAGAGATTTCCATTGAATGGATGAGGAAGAGGCTCAGATTGAAGTGAAATAGAAAGGTTTGGATTTGAAGAGGTCCTACCTGGTATGTGCACGGTGGGACAGTCGTAGAAATACTGGGAGAAAAGGTTGGCGTTGAGAGTGGCACTCATGAGAACAATCTTCAGATCCGGACGTTTTGTGATCAAGTCCTTAAGCACCAACAGCAGGAAATCGCTGCgagggaaattaaaaaaaaagcagaagtgaATGTTTGTGCAGAACGGAACAAATGACGGGCTGCCGCGATGTGAAAGCGCCCGCTCACCTCTCCTCCGTTCGCTCGTGCACCTCATCCACGATGACGTGCGAGACCCCCTTGAGGTCGGCGTCGCCCTCCAGTCTTCTCAGCAGCAGGCCGGCGGTGCAGTACAGCAGCCTGGTGGCCGACGACTGTTGGAGGAAAGCTTTGCTCAGAGGCACCGAACTCTTTCCAAAACACGCCATGTTTGAATTCCCCACTGCTTGGTGTACCATGTTGGCCATTTTTGGAAGGGTGtctaaatctacaattccaaaatctgaggccctggaaatttcccagaagtctctgcgataAACTAGAGTACACTGATGCCCACTAGATTAGCAGATAGAGACCATAATTGGGTTTGAACGATTAATCATttgaaaataatgtatttaaataaatgttttaataaatcatcTACGTTTTAATCATCACAACACAGTGTTAACACATCACAATACAttgttttcataaaatgtttatattaatgaggtttttactttggcaTATGGGTGACGTTAAATAGTAGTGAACATTTGTTCAAATTATGTTAAAATCCAGAGCACCATATAGTCCTTTAGGGgttagggagggaattcagacattcCCAAAGTGATTTTGAAAATCGCAAAATAATAAGTCCAccactaaaaatgacaaaagattaCTTCAAAAGTCTAAAATATGGTGCCTATGGTGGATGTAGCCGAACAGATTTGTTGATAAATTCCTGCATTTTCTGGGTTACTGGAAAAAGGAGGATTATCTTATTAAACAGACAGAAAATACGTTgctctattttatttatatttgataCTGGAGCTTTAACTTTAGAGAAAAGAGCCATTagttgatatgcaacacttatgAAACGCCGCTTTTCTGATCGCATAAATGGACCAAGAGTTACGATAACCACcgatctccagtgttaaagggttaatgaacCGCTGGCGTGTTTCAGCACCTTGACGCTCTCCAGTCGGATCTGGTATCCCACCGAGAGGCCGAGGCTCTCGGCGCGCTCCTGTGCGACTCTCTGAGCCACAGTGATGGCGGAAATGCGCCGCGGCTGAGTGCAGACGATGTTTGCCACCCGCTCTGCTGAGCCTTCTAAAGAGGCGTCCAGGATGAACTGAGGAATCTGGGTGGTCTTTCCACACCTGAAAGGCAGacaatcatttgtttatttcaacatGCAATGTTtcagcagtaaaaaaacaaacaaaaaaaacaacggaGAAGGTCAGTAAAAATACATGAATACATAAAATCTATTAAAGACTTCAGTTTATAAATTGATTAGAAAATGAACCAAAGAACATATTCTAATCATAATATTTGCATTTATACACACAGTTTACACATAACACACCTTTAATATTATCAGAGTTTGAATATTTGCTGAAAGGGATTGGGAAGACACTAATTTATATAATACCACCTctattgtgttttacttttgcgGCATTAGCTTTCCCTGTTCCTCGCAGATTTTTTACCCAAATACTGAGAACATTTAAGACACGAATCATTGGCTAATAACTACATTAGGAATGTTGGGGGGAggataacaaaaaagaaaacttagtTGCCGAGGAAATTCAAACATGTACTTTTGCttattcttctaaaaataataGATCTGTTCGTCACCCAGaggcaaccaaaaaaaaaagaaggctgatctggagataaaatcaatagaaaagctgccgtttttggaaaaaagcagGCAGTGAGAACAGATCGGGCAGGCACCACCTATGGGCCATTTCACACCGCTCGCAGCTTTAATctcaacatgacataaaatcTCAATCTCTGAAGCTCCAGTGCAAGATTATCGGGTGTTTagatcttttgtttatttacttaaaaCATTTGTTCCTTTTGAATTTTTTCTCCTACTCAAAACTTCAAAACAACCTCTCTTGAATTCACCTACCCAGTCATCCCACTGACCACCAGCACCTGGCTCCTGTTCAACTCCTCCAGGATGTTGTCCCTTTCCTGCCACGCTGGCAGGTTCTTTCTGTGCTCCAGCATCGCCTTGAAGCGCCTGGAAGACTGACCAACACATTTATTCTAACCTCATACTCCTCTGGCTAGATGGAGATGAAGGTGAGCCCCACCGTGGGCTCGTTTCGTTCCCCTCCACCTGTTTTCTGCGGAAATCTCGCTGCAGCTTGCCGTTTTCTGCCAGCAGGTTGTCGATCTTCTGATTGTGCTTGTTTGCCATCTTCTTCCTCAGGTTGACGTAACTCTCTGTCTCGACCGGAACAGCCTCAACCACCACATCctcgtcctcttcctcctcctcctcgatCTCCCCCTCTAGAAACAAAGGAGGCGACGCATATAGAGCCCTGCAATCCAACATGATCGTTCTAATGTGTGGAGGACTCACGGTCTGCAGGTCTCTGGGTGTTGGCGGACCTCCGGCTGCTCACGCCACCGCTGCTGCATTCCTCTGAGGCGCCACTCCTACTTTTTACGGTCGTGAGAGAAGGTGGCGGTGGGACCACCACGGGCGGCGGCGTGCTGTACTTGTGATGAGTTGCGGCCAACAGTTTCTTCATCCAGGTCTCGTCCTCGCACAAGGTTATGAGAGAGTAAACGACGGGTTCGCTGTTCTTGGCTACAGCTAGCGCCTCCTCGTACAATCTCTCCGTGACGCAGAGTCTGCCGGCGGCTCCAACAGACTCGTCGTTGGTGCTGAAGGCCACGATCGGAGCCTGATGGGGGTACCGGTTCCCTTTGGGAAAGCGGATTTCTAGCTCATATTCAGGAGGGGAATAGCTGCTGAAGCCAGGGTGACTGGGGCCCTTGAAGTCTGAAGAATCGGACAAAGACTTCTCGTTTTTCGGGAGATCGTGTCTGAACTTGCACCTGTCCCCAAAGTGGCACCCTTGGTTCTTTAAGAAGAACCTGCACACCTTTCGTTTGTCAACAGTTTTTTCGGACTTCCCTTCGTTCTTCGCAGCACGGTCCGACAAGAAGGGAAGATCCAGGCTGACGGACCAGACCGTGTTGGCAATGCGCTCAGTAAATCGTTCGCCGTAGATGGCGGATAAGACCAGGGCTTcgtcctgcctctggctcaagCACTCGTCCATCGGCAGACCCTGCAGACCGTCGGGAAACACCACCTCCTGCCCAAAGCGTTCACTGAAAACCTGGAGAAGGAGCTGTTCTAAAGTCGCACCAAATTCTCCGCTCCCAGACTCTAGTGCCCGTTTGCTACGCTCCCTATCGAAGCCATACCTgcaaagaggaggaaaaaaaaagtcaagttaTGCGTTTTCTTGGAAGTCAACATTTAAAGTTTGTCAGAAACAGattaaattttttaataaaagctgcccccttttgacccgccctcactgGCTTACCGGCTGCTACACATTCCTCACTAACCCCCTCTGCCCCTTCCACCTTGGTCAAAGCTACACACgataaattcatttaaaatgctctttccaaaatggcggcttttctaatggttttgtctccatagcaaccaggtctttgtaatgtttttagAAGAATGGCCAGAAGTTATCGTTTAAATTTCCTaggcaactgaggtttttttgttaactATGTTCCTAAGTTGGTTCTAATGCATGTTATTACAACGTGGTACGGCAGCTGCACCATGGCAGACAGGGAGAGACTGCAGAGGGTAGTCAAAGCAgctcagaggatcatcggctcccccctcccctccctgtcgGACATCTACTTCTCCCGCTGTCTTAGCAGAGCTGGGAAGATCATAAAAGACAGTTCCCACCCTGTTTGACCTGTTGCCCTCAGGAAGGCGCTACAGGTGCATCAGATCAAGGACAAACCGCCTTGAAaaccattttttccccaaagccaTAACCATCCCGAACTCATCATGTCAACACCATTTCATTATGTGCAATATAATCTCATCAAGTGCAATATACCTCTGCCATCATGGGCAtagctgttttttgtttcaactaCCTCTCTGTGGAAATTTTCTATTGTACATTTTGTACTTTGTAAATTGTGCTCttcatttttgtgaaattattgTATTATTCTACTATTTTTGTGAGATTACTTTTCTCATGCATGTTTGCACTGAATAGTGAGCGGCTTTTCATTTCACTGTATGCGCGCGTGATGCGAATTGTACATGTGtatagtgacaataaaggcattctattctattctattctatttattttttttaaat includes these proteins:
- the dhx57 gene encoding putative ATP-dependent RNA helicase DHX57 isoform X1, whose product is MSAKRRGGKPNRGGGRFNKPKGGGGGGGGGGGGGGRKGGAGFLDDDDDFSLDFGPPRPSRPGRGRGRGGKEKGRGRGGPNRDSGRDSQSSWKPLPRSLVSSSVSLKPKADGFKSDASSTPIQRIFMTNENQEHLKKMLRELQTQDFDEPSDDSASDFSGAEEEEELDELDHREEGQFWATNDEPVEKAESPIYDLESDEDQPASEPVISLFAIGKLCRYGFDRERSKRALESGSGEFGATLEQLLLQVFSERFGQEVVFPDGLQGLPMDECLSQRQDEALVLSAIYGERFTERIANTVWSVSLDLPFLSDRAAKNEGKSEKTVDKRKVCRFFLKNQGCHFGDRCKFRHDLPKNEKSLSDSSDFKGPSHPGFSSYSPPEYELEIRFPKGNRYPHQAPIVAFSTNDESVGAAGRLCVTERLYEEALAVAKNSEPVVYSLITLCEDETWMKKLLAATHHKYSTPPPVVVPPPPSLTTVKSRSGASEECSSGGVSSRRSANTQRPADQGEIEEEEEEDEDVVVEAVPVETESYVNLRKKMANKHNQKIDNLLAENGKLQRDFRRKQSSRRFKAMLEHRKNLPAWQERDNILEELNRSQVLVVSGMTGCGKTTQIPQFILDASLEGSAERVANIVCTQPRRISAITVAQRVAQERAESLGLSVGYQIRLESVKSSATRLLYCTAGLLLRRLEGDADLKGVSHVIVDEVHERTEESDFLLLVLKDLITKRPDLKIVLMSATLNANLFSQYFYDCPTVHIPGRTFPVDQFFLEDAIAKTGYVIEDGSPYMRSGKQNTSSATGKAAKGERRDVVDGLGEDVWNFMSLCKKDFVKDSIPDQQLSLQELTVRYKDTKKSVLKTIAAMDLDKINMDLVESLLEWIVDGKHNYPPGAVLVFLPGLAEIKMLYEQLQSNRMFNNRGASRCVVYPLHSTLSNDEQQAVFSRPPEGVTKIIISTNIAETSVTIDDVVYVIDSGKMKEKRYDAAKSMESLEDTWVSRANALQRKGRAGRVASGVCFHLFTSHCFRHLLAEQQLPEIQRVPLEQLCLRVKVLDLFADQLLESVFSRLIEPPAAESLDAARLRLQDLGALTTEEMLTPLGYHLACLPVDVRIGKLMLFGAIFRCLDPALTIAASLAFKSPFVSPWDKREEANEKKLAFAVANSDHLALLQAYNGWRGAAKNSNKAGFLYCRENFLSWRVLQEIASLKRQFAELLSDIGFIKEGLRARVIERMSSQGADGVLEATGSEANLNSENIRLMSAMLCAALYPNVVQVRAPQGNFKMTSTGAMKMHPKANELRFATKKDGYVNVHPSSVNYTVRHYDSPYLVYHEKVKTSRVFIRDCSMVSVYPLVLLGGGQMDVELRRGEFVISLDDGWIQFAAASHQVAELMKELRWELDRLLEDKIKNPSMDLCSCPRGSRIIHMIVHLISTQ
- the dhx57 gene encoding putative ATP-dependent RNA helicase DHX57 isoform X2, which encodes MSAKRRGGKPNRGGGRFNKPKGGGGGGGGGGGGGGRKGGAGFLDDDDDFSLDFGPPRPSRPGRGRGRGGKEKGRGRGGPNRDSGRDSQSSWKPLPRSLVSSSVSLKPKADGFKSDASSTPIQRIFMTNENQEHLKKMLRELQTQDFDEPSDDSASDFSGAEEEEELDELDHREEGQFWATNDEPVEKAESPIYDLESDEDQPASEPVISLFAIGKLCRYGFDRERSKRALESGSGEFGATLEQLLLQVFSERFGQEVVFPDGLQGLPMDECLSQRQDEALVLSAIYGERFTERIANTVWSVSLDLPFLSDRAAKNEGKSEKTVDKRKVCRFFLKNQGCHFGDRCKFRHDLPKNEKSLSDSSDFKGPSHPGFSSYSPPEYELEIRFPKGNRYPHQAPIVAFSTNDESVGAAGRLCVTERLYEEALAVAKNSEPVVYSLITLCEDETWMKKLLAATHHKYSTPPPVVVPPPPSLTTVKSRSGASEECSSGGVSSRRSANTQRPADQGEIEEEEEEDEDVVVEAVPVETESYVNLRKKMANKHNQKIDNLLAENGKLQRDFRRKQSSRRFKAMLEHRKNLPAWQERDNILEELNRSQVLVVSGMTGCGKTTQIPQFILDASLEGSAERVANIVCTQPRRISAITVAQRVAQERAESLGLSVGYQIRLESVKSSATRLLYCTAGLLLRRLEGDADLKGVSHVIVDEVHERTEESDFLLLVLKDLITKRPDLKIVLMSATLNANLFSQYFYDCPTVHIPGRTFPVDQFFLEDAIAKTGYVIEDGSPYMRSGKQNTSSATGKAAKGERRDVVDGLDTKKSVLKTIAAMDLDKINMDLVESLLEWIVDGKHNYPPGAVLVFLPGLAEIKMLYEQLQSNRMFNNRGASRCVVYPLHSTLSNDEQQAVFSRPPEGVTKIIISTNIAETSVTIDDVVYVIDSGKMKEKRYDAAKSMESLEDTWVSRANALQRKGRAGRVASGVCFHLFTSHCFRHLLAEQQLPEIQRVPLEQLCLRVKVLDLFADQLLESVFSRLIEPPAAESLDAARLRLQDLGALTTEEMLTPLGYHLACLPVDVRIGKLMLFGAIFRCLDPALTIAASLAFKSPFVSPWDKREEANEKKLAFAVANSDHLALLQAYNGWRGAAKNSNKAGFLYCRENFLSWRVLQEIASLKRQFAELLSDIGFIKEGLRARVIERMSSQGADGVLEATGSEANLNSENIRLMSAMLCAALYPNVVQVRAPQGNFKMTSTGAMKMHPKANELRFATKKDGYVNVHPSSVNYTVRHYDSPYLVYHEKVKTSRVFIRDCSMVSVYPLVLLGGGQMDVELRRGEFVISLDDGWIQFAAASHQVAELMKELRWELDRLLEDKIKNPSMDLCSCPRGSRIIHMIVHLISTQ